In Aerosakkonema funiforme FACHB-1375, a genomic segment contains:
- a CDS encoding WD40 repeat domain-containing protein — protein MFNLISLTKNLLHRPWQGRLSDYVTTMVWSADNKTLAAADGAGEVVLWAEGKLRYLQTGEGQSVDCLAFSKNGEFLAAGGQNGQVKIWRIESQGNQLITTLENRPNWLDRLVWNPIRNELAFSTGRYVQVWDVEAEEVAVTLNFETSSVLSMAWHPDGQHLAIAGHQGVKVWNVQDWDEDPEILEVPVTSLAIAWSPDGKYIAAANLDNTLAVWEWHNLRLWAMRGFPGKIRSLAWSQPLTELNFPILAVASAQSVVVWEKDADDSVGWQGRMLEIHTGIVQAIEFQPNTFLLASAAEDGSVCLWQKAKQLAQILPRAADKFSCLAWHPQGNKLAAGGANGELVVWSKVTRTQGFGKATID, from the coding sequence GTGTTTAATCTAATTAGCCTCACCAAAAATTTATTACACCGACCTTGGCAAGGCAGGCTTTCAGATTACGTGACGACGATGGTATGGTCGGCGGATAATAAAACTTTAGCGGCAGCTGACGGCGCTGGGGAAGTAGTGCTTTGGGCGGAAGGAAAACTCAGATATTTGCAAACAGGTGAAGGTCAATCTGTAGATTGTCTTGCGTTTTCCAAAAACGGTGAATTCTTGGCGGCTGGGGGTCAAAATGGACAGGTAAAAATTTGGCGCATCGAATCGCAAGGAAATCAATTGATTACCACTTTGGAAAATAGGCCAAATTGGCTTGACCGACTCGTTTGGAATCCCATACGTAACGAGTTAGCCTTTAGTACGGGGCGCTATGTGCAAGTTTGGGATGTCGAGGCGGAAGAAGTTGCGGTGACGTTGAATTTTGAGACATCTTCAGTGTTGAGTATGGCATGGCATCCCGACGGACAACATCTTGCGATCGCAGGTCATCAAGGTGTTAAAGTTTGGAATGTGCAAGACTGGGACGAAGACCCGGAAATTTTAGAAGTACCTGTCACCAGTTTAGCGATCGCTTGGTCGCCAGATGGCAAATATATCGCTGCTGCCAATTTGGATAACACCCTTGCCGTTTGGGAGTGGCATAACCTTCGCCTTTGGGCAATGCGCGGCTTTCCCGGTAAAATACGATCGCTGGCTTGGTCGCAACCTCTCACAGAACTTAATTTTCCTATATTGGCAGTCGCCAGCGCCCAAAGCGTTGTAGTCTGGGAAAAAGACGCCGATGATTCGGTAGGTTGGCAAGGTAGGATGTTGGAAATTCACACTGGAATAGTGCAGGCGATAGAATTCCAGCCAAACACCTTCCTCCTCGCCTCCGCTGCTGAAGATGGAAGCGTCTGTTTGTGGCAAAAAGCCAAGCAACTCGCACAGATTCTCCCACGCGCAGCAGATAAATTTTCTTGTCTTGCTTGGCACCCCCAAGGAAACAAGCTGGCGGCTGGTGGCGCGAACGGCGAATTAGTCGTTTGGTCAAAAGTCACTCGCACTCAAGGATTTGGAAAAGCTACAATTGACTAA
- a CDS encoding CobW family GTP-binding protein, with protein MVNATTADFVPVTVLTGYLGAGKTTLLNRILTHEHGKKVAVIVNEFGEVGIDNQLIINADEEIFEMNNGCICCTVRGDLIRIIGNLMKRRHKFDHLLIETTGLADPAPVIQTFFVDEDMRTLLQLDAVVTVVDAKHIWQHWDANEAQEQIAFADVILINKVDLVKPEELDELEKRIRAMNAMAKIYRTRNSELEMNALLGVQAFDLNRALEIDPNFLGEDAHQHDESVYSVALVESGALDGEKLNNWLGELLRNQGQDIFRMKGILNIAGEDNRFVFQGVHMLFEGKQDRAWKANETRKNELIFIGRHLNEAKFKEDFRKCLI; from the coding sequence GTGGTGAATGCGACAACGGCGGACTTTGTACCCGTCACGGTGCTGACTGGCTATTTGGGTGCGGGTAAAACCACCCTACTGAACCGTATCCTGACTCACGAACACGGCAAAAAGGTAGCTGTGATAGTCAACGAATTCGGGGAAGTGGGGATTGACAATCAGCTAATTATCAATGCGGATGAAGAAATTTTTGAAATGAACAACGGCTGCATTTGCTGTACCGTTCGGGGAGATTTAATTCGGATTATCGGCAATTTGATGAAACGACGCCACAAATTCGACCATTTGCTAATTGAAACAACCGGGCTGGCTGACCCCGCACCGGTGATTCAAACTTTTTTTGTCGATGAAGATATGCGGACTCTATTGCAGTTAGATGCAGTGGTGACGGTGGTGGATGCCAAGCATATTTGGCAGCATTGGGATGCAAATGAGGCGCAAGAACAGATTGCTTTTGCCGATGTAATTTTGATTAATAAAGTAGATTTGGTTAAGCCAGAGGAATTGGATGAGTTAGAAAAGCGAATTCGGGCGATGAATGCAATGGCAAAAATCTATCGCACTCGCAATTCTGAGTTAGAGATGAACGCCCTATTAGGCGTGCAAGCATTTGACCTGAATCGCGCTTTGGAAATCGATCCCAATTTCTTAGGTGAAGATGCCCACCAACACGATGAATCGGTGTATTCCGTGGCTTTGGTAGAATCTGGGGCGCTAGATGGAGAAAAGTTGAACAATTGGTTAGGCGAATTGTTGCGAAATCAAGGGCAAGATATCTTTCGGATGAAAGGTATCCTCAATATTGCAGGTGAAGATAATCGTTTTGTTTTCCAAGGTGTTCATATGCTGTTTGAAGGAAAACAAGACCGCGCTTGGAAAGCGAACGAAACTCGCAAAAACGAATTAATTTTCATCGGACGTCATCTTAATGAAGCCAAATTTAAAGAGGATTTTCGCAAGTGTTTAATCTAA